GTGTTCATCATAAACTGGGTGTTATCTGACCTACAGAATCATGAAACTGTATTTTCACGGTGGCATCTCATTAGAAACTGAAGTGATAGAGGgtcttccctcgtggtccagtggttaagaatctgccttgtagtacaggggatgtggattcgatccctggttggggaatgaagatcccacaagcctcagagcaaccaagcctacataccacaactactgagcccacacaccacaacttgaGAGTCCATGTGTCAGAACGAAAGATCCCccgtgatgcaatgaagatcccgtGTACTGCAACTGAGGCCTgaggcagtcaaataaataaaagaaattgaagtgATATATATGATAGTGGGCCCAAACTGATCCAGAAGGCACACATAAATTACACGAGCAGGTGGTTCAGATTCACATGGCATCAGTTTCTACGGCTTCACCTCAGTTTATACTCAAAGGCTccaaggggaggaggagaaaggacagGCCTGACTTCTGGAAGGCTTTGTACAAGTAAGCCAGTGACAGCCAGAAGTGGACGTCTTGCTCAGGACAGCCCAATTCAGAGCTGGCCCTGAAAAACGGTGATAAAGAAAAATGGTCCCTGTGGGCAGAGCTTTGGGCAATACACATGTTATCCATTTGTGTGGAAGAAAGGAGAGGCCAAGGTGCCACTTTGTATAGACTCTTGAGCAatatctgctgggctggcccttCCCAAAGACTTGAAAAGAACACATCTGGGAAATTGATGACATGATGGTCTATGGAAGAGGTCTGTGGAcggattctttctttcttcttccataagACAACAAACTATCTCATGGGGTTTCCTTTTTGTTGGTGTTctgttaaattaatttttattggagtatagttgctttacacatGGATGGCGTCTTAAAACGCTCACAGAATGGGAAGTTATTCGTGTCCCGTGTAAAATGCTGCACAAGGCAAAGAGTGCAGAAGTCCTCACCAGTTGGATACAAAAATCCATCCTATAGATGCGGTCAGCGTCTTACCCCAACCAAATTGGTGGTTCTCAATGGACCCTTCACAAAGTGCAAAGCCACCAGGTTTCTATACGTCTTTATAAGAGGTGTCTGTGTTCTTTGTCCAGGTTTCCACacagtttattttaattaaaaaatttattgtggcaaaatatttattaacataaaGTTTgccattttaaccttttttttaaaaaagtttatttatttacttactctaTGGCTGTACTGTGTCCTCATTGCTGGGAGAGGGCTTTCTCCGGTTGTGGCAAGTCAAGTGGAGCCTACTCTTtgttgcggtgctcaggcttctcactgcggtggctcctcttgttgcagagcacgagcTCTAGGGCACAGGAGCTGGTAGTTTcggcatatgggctcagtagctgtggtgctcgggcttagttgccccaaggcatgtgagatcttagttcctggagcagggattcaGTCTGTGtaccctgcatgggcaggcagactctcaaccactggaccaccagtggttGTCCCACTCTAACCATTTTTCAAGTGTGCCATTCAAGTGCAGTGAGTATATTCACAACGTTGAATAACGGATCAGCACGGTCCATCTCCAGAAGTTCTCATCATCCCAACAGAAATTCTGCATCGTTAAACATTCACTTTTCATCATCCTCTGCCCacagcctctggtaaccactatttAACCTTCTGTGTCTACAAATGTGCCTATTCTGGGTAACTCATAAAAGTGgagcatatgatatttgttcttttgtgtctgacttatttcacttagtgtagtgtttttgaggttcaaaattctccaagccaggcttcagcaatatgtgaactgtgaacttccagatgttcaagcttgttttagaaaaggcagaggaaccagagatcaaattgccaacatccgctggatcattgaaaaagcaagagagttccagaaaaacatatatttctgctttattgactatgccaaagcctttgactttgtggatcacaataaactgtggaaaattctgaaagatatgggaatgccagaccacctgacctgcctcttgagaaatctgtatgcaggtcaggaagcaacagttatgactggacatggaacaacagactggttccaaacagggaaaggagtacgtaaaggctatatattgtcaccctgcttatttaacttctatgcagagtacatcatgagaaatgctgggctggaggaagcacaagctggaatcaagattgccaggagaaatatcaataacctcagatatgcagatgacaccacccttatggcaaaaagtgaagaagaactaaagagcctcttgatgaaagaggagagtgaaaaagctggcttaaaactcaacattcaaaaaactaagatcatgccatctggacccatcacttcatggcaaatggatggggaaacaatgcaaacagtaacagactttattttggggggctccaaaatcactgcagatggtgactgcagccatgaaattaaaagacgcttgctccttggaagaaacattatgaccaacctagacagcatattaaaaagcctttTAATATGGCTTtaatatgccaacaaaggtccgtctagtcaaggctatggtttttccagtaaccacgtatggatgtgagagttggactataaagaaagctcagtgccgaagaattgatgcttttgaactgtggtgttggagaagactcttgagagtcccttggactaaaaggagatccaaccagtccatcctaaaggagatcagtcctgggtgttcattggaaggactgatattgaagctgaaactccaatactttggccacctgatgcaaagagctgactcatttgaaaagaccctgatgttgggaaagattgagggcaggaggagaaggggatgacagaggacaagatggttggatggcatcaccaactcagtggacgtgggtttgggtggactccgggagttggcgatggacagagaggcctggcgtgctacgattcatggggtcgcaaagagtcggacacgactgagcgactgaactgaactgaactatgttgTAGTATGTTGTCAGAATTTCCTgtcttttaaggctgaataatattccattgtatctatgAGCCACATTTTATCTCTTTATCTGTCCAAggtcatttaggttgcttccacctcttggctgttgtgaataatgcctCCACAAACAGGTGTACAGATATCGGTTTGAGCCTCTGCCTTGCATGTTTTTGGTGCATAACCAGGTGTGAATTGCTGCATCATGATCACAGCATAATTTAAACACTCTCAAGTAAACTAGTTTTGGTTTCACCAGGCTAACATTTTGCACCATCGTTCTTTTTTTCATCTCCAACAGTTTTTGACACCAGCACCTTCCTGGATGGAAAGTAATGTGCGTGGCAACatcaagttgttgttgttgttgttgttgtttttgctgggTTTTGATTGGTTTTGGTTTTTCATATGAGCAGTGAAAACTCTCACAgagccaacttttaaaaaatctatttatttttggttgccctgggtcttcattgctgcacacaggctttctctagtcgtggcaagagaaggctactctttgttgcagtgcaaggagttctcactgcagtggcttctctgtttCAGAGGACGGGCTGTAGGGCACggaggctcagcagttgcggcgctcgggcttaggtgctccatggcatgtgggagcttccgACCTgggactgaaccagtgtctgCTGTATTGCAAGGTGCACCCTTAACCACGGGGCCACCAAGGAACTCCTGGACCATGTTGATGGAAATACCATCAGTTCAAATGCCTAGACCAGGAGGTTGGGGAGAGGATGAATTGGCagactgggactgacatgtacacactcctACATAAAATACAGAggactaataaggacctattgtacagcacatgGAGCCCTATTCAAAACTCTGTAGTGACCCACATGAGAAGGAtttgaaaaagagtggatatatgcttatatatataacagatccagtttgcagcagaaactaacacaacattgtaaatcagctagactccaaaaaaaagttttttaaatgccAAAACAGTTCTTCTAAGACAGACCTTTTGAGTCCAGATATGAGTAAAACATTAACCATATCTTGGCTGGTTGTTTGTAAAAGCTGcagcagaaaaaaatgtttttcttgattaTCAGCATCATTTACAAATCTTACAAGTGGGATAATGGCATTTGTCAGTGAAATCTGTTGACTCATCAGCCTGGATAAAGAATCTGTTGTTTTTTCAGTtaattaccaagaaaaaaaaaagtcttcagcaTCATGTGACATCAGTATGTCTCGTTGTTGCTCCCTCTGAGAGTAGAatctttccattcttttgttgAGCATCTTGTGCTAACATTTCACTCATATAATTTTACACATTAGGATTATTAGGTTCCTTTTTTCTGAACAATAGGTCTGTTACAAATAACTTGTTCTTTGAGGCTTTTTAATATAACAAATGTGGCTTATAAAAGCCTTGATCTGTTTGCTTTGTGATACCATAGATTAAAACTAGCTATTTATTATCAAATGGCTGTAATTTATAGTTAAGTTCTTTTCAATTTTGCTAAAGCCAGGGTTACATTTGTAAATTGTAATTTTTCATCACTAAGCCTGCCAGATTTGTCCACAGTCCTaagctcctcctctttcacttcacacTTCATAATAAAACATCACCACGTTGAATCACTAGACGCGTTTGTAAAACACAAATGCTAATAAGATATACAATGAAAGGGCATCATAATAACTAAACAGGAAACTCgcaaaaaatattaaatcattctGAAATTCACTTCTAACCTACATAATTCATGTTTTACATTGTTTGTATCAACAGCAACGTGGCAGGGAGGTcgttgtgtgtgctaagtctctcagTTGgatccaaatctttgcaaccccatggactgtagcccaccagtttcctttgtccatgggggttttccaggcaagaatactggagtgggttgccacgcactcctccaggggatcttcccaacccagggatctaaccagctctcccgcattgcaggcggattttttacgtctgaactaccagggaagcccaagaatactggagtgggtaggaaCGCCACGAAGtcatgaaaaatatatttcttcagaaaaaaattgcctctgattttttttttttttttttgaaactggaATGCCTGGCTTGCGGGATCTaggttccctggccagggattgaagcaGCTCCAggtgcagtggaagcgcagagtcctaaccactggctcaCCCTCCTCTCATTCTCTACCACATCAGAAAGTGTGTTTGCGCCCCTAAGTCAGTCACCCGTGCGTAAGGGGGAGGTAACCCAGATGACAAGGGTGAGGTCATCCATCtgtacctcctcctcctctccaggcAACAGCATGTTCACATGTGATGGACAGACTTCTTGATCTCATGCTGAAAACTGAGCAAGGCCCCACCCACTGAGCACTGCAGCCGGGGCTGAACCACCCCTCACAAGTGAGTTCCGAGGCTGCTCCATTGGGGTCCATCCCTGAAACCGCTGACATCGCACAGCACACGAGGTTCAAAAATAACGctgatttctctttctcatcACAAGACAGAATCCCTAACCTAGAAACATCTCAAGTAAATTCTGTGGTTCTGCAGAACTCACAAATCTCTGCCTTGGACTATCACTCCTGTTTGCTGGTTAATCCACACTCCAGCCCAAAAGAAGCGTGGAAATGCACACACCCACGTCCAGGGCCTTAAGCTGAAGACCCGGGAGTTGTTGCACTGCTTCCGCTCTCACTCTTTGGCCACGCCTAGATGAAGGCACACTGGGAAATATCGTCTCTATCTGGGAGAACGtaccaggaggaagaggagaagggaactgtGGAATAACTGTCCTATTAAAAATTCTTTCCTTGTCTGCTGCTGGCAACAGACACTGAGCCCCTTGAGGGCCATATCTCTTTCATCACTGGGAACCTGGTACCCAATGGCACTATGAATTTAGCCATGACCAAGCACTGAGGAAACAGCTGTAGTCAAAGTGGGAACCTGAAAGTTCCAGAAGAACTGCACTGGTCACAAATGAATTCTGGTGGATTTCAGCAGGAAGACAGGACAGCATGGTGGAAAGCTTGGAATGAGTGCTGACTTTATAAGTTCTTATTTATTGAGCAGTTTATTCATACTCTTTGAGCCACATTTCCAAATTGGGATAaaacaaaatggggataatactatCCATCCTGTggagttattgtgaggattatatTTAAAGCATAAAGCTGGTCTCCAATAAATATTGGCTGTTAGTTTAATTTTAGTAATAACCCAAGAGGGAGGCTTCCATTACTGTCAACCATCAAGACAAGGATGACAATGCTAATTACCATTTGTTGTGCTATTACTATAAgctttatattttaacttttctgtcCCCTATGAGGTagctgttattatccccattttatagaagaacAAACTGAAGCAAAGGAAGATTAAGCAACTAGACCAAGGTCACATACCTGTTTACAGTGGAAGTGGGCAGTTTGAACCTCAGAGCCAGTTGGTATCTAGGTACAACTGAGAACTGGACCATCTGGcttcttaaagtttttttttccagtaacagAGGTAAAGCAACTGCTGGGCCTCTGATGTCACCCCGAAATTCTTTGTCCAGCTTTGCCATTGACCTACTGGGTCACCTTGGGCCAGTCCCTTCCCCTTcttgacctcagtttcctcctttcacaatgaagagttggacacaatgatcTTTGAACTGTAGCTTAGGAGGAGGCATTTGGAAATTAGGCCTGAGTAGAGGTCTGCCTGTGACATCATAGAGGGTAGAATTCCATGAGAAGTCAGGCTTTCCTAGAAGCCCCAGTGTGATGGCTTAGGTGATTAGGCGAGACAGGTGATCCAGAAAGGGCTCTTTTGGACCCACGTGTTAAGCTTTCCTCATTCCAGGGTTCCCAGCATAGTCTCAGATTAACCTTCCATGTCTGCAAAGGCTCAAAATGAGGCAGACACTgatgactcagatgtgttctctCACCCTGGCTCATCAACCCCATACCATAGGCCAGGCCGCGGTGGAGTTCACCACCATCACCAAGGTGCATCCCGTCACCATGGTGAGTCCCTCCATCATGGCTTATCCCATCATCGTGGTGGACCTCACCACCCTGATGAATTCCAAGACTTCCATGACAATGTCTTCTCCCGCCATGCCCACCACTCCTATCACTCCCCCAGTCATGGTGAGTCCCACCATCATGGTGGAGACCACTGTTCCACATCCCTTCCCCAGGATCCTTCCCGTGACACTCTCATCTCCCACCAGTCCTACGGTGAGGACCACTTTGACCATGAGCACCGCCATGGCAGGAGACACCATGGGAGGTCCCGCcaacacagggagcccaaccACCATGGTGGGTTTCATCACCACACTGAGGTTCCCAACTATAGTGGGCTCCATCGCCAAAGTGAGGCTTACCACCATAAAGACTCCACCCAATCTAGTAACCACTCCCACCTCAGTGAGGCCCATCGTCATGGTGGGCACCACCACAGAAGGCCTACCTCCATGATGTCCCACCACCGTGGCCCACCTCACCACGGCGAACACCACCACGGCGAACACCACCACAGTGAACACCACCACAGTGAACACCACCACGGCGAACACCACCACGGTGAACACCACCACGGCGAACACCACCACGGCGAACACCACCACGGTGAGCACCACCATGGCGAGCACCAGCACGGCGTACATCCTCATGATTACCCCCACCGAGATCACCACCGTGGGGAGTACCGTCATGGAAGCTCCCAACTCTTTGGCTCATACACGCCCCACACCGTGACCTTGGGCTCCCTCGGCTCTGCCTGTTCTCGTCCAGCAGTCTTCCAACCCAGCAAGCCAGACCGAAAGACCTCAGCCTTCAGCTTGGCTCATTCCCTTAGTACAGTGAACTCGCACCCCTCCGAGACCTCCAACAAAGTCTATCCTCAGGACTCCTCCTCTAAGACCTCGGAAAGCTGCCCTGAAGAAGACGAGCACGTTCAGAAGCGCAAAGGTGCGTCTTGAGCTCACCCCTTACCCCCAGCTCCAGCGGCCTGGCCCAGGTTCCAGACCTGAGCCAGGCCTGGCACGTCCTTCACAAGGCTCGCTCTCGCCTGCAGGTGTAGTCCATTGGCTCTTAACGTGCCTGACCATTCATCCTCCAGTTTTTTATTCCTGGAATTAGGCACCTCTTCAGACATCAATTGTTGGTTCATTCAGTCACTGTCCTTCATTCTCATGTTCACTTCTCAAACGTTTCCTATTATCAATGTGAAAGCTGGTGTAGGTCACTTATACAACCAAACCCAGACTGCCCAGTGAAGGGGTCCATTGTCTGTATCAGAACATTTACCATTGTGGATTCTGTTTGTCCACATTTCCCCCACTAAACTGTGACCTTGTTGAGGACAGAGGGAGGAACCAGTGCCTGAACAAGGGCCTGGTTGGAGGGCAGGGAGGACCTTGCCTGCTAACATATAATCCCCCCAGATTGTTCCCTAGTAGTTCAGTAGACACTGCATTAGCTTCTTGAACAAGAAGCAAGGGATGTGTGTCTAACTGTGGAAGATAAGGCAGTCAAGAGGGGGAAGATATGTCAGAAGCATCTTGTAGGGAGAGGACGAGGTTACCAAGAGGATGGGGTGGCGAGGAAGACTGGGTCTTCCATGTGTAAGCTGCCATGTGAGTAAAAAGCGTGGAGTGTAAGAGCCCGAGCCCCTGAAATATGCTCAAATCCCAAGCAGGCTGGCACCTGCAAGGAAGGGTCAAGCCTTGGCTTCTATACCAGCGCAGGATGAGCATGCCAGCCCCTGAGTGAGCCCATGGCAGGCAGGCCTGGGAGGGTGCCCAGGTCCCTGGGTCCCTTGCCCTCAAGAACTTGCCTTTCTGGCCCCCTTACAGTTGGCCGAGCCCCACGGGCCCACAAGAAGGTGCACTCTTCGGACTTCTTGTATTGGTTGTGGGAAAAATTAAGCCATCTTATTTGGGGCCTTCGGAGAATGCTTAGGAAACTGGTTGACTCCCTGGCCCTTGAAACCTTCATCATCTTCATCGTCTGCCTCAACACCATCATGCTTGTGGCTCAGACCTTCGCTGAAGTCGAGATCCGGGGCGGTAAGAGCTAGGGAGCCCTGTTCACGTAAAGAAGGCCATTGATGTTGTTCTGGGCCTCCTGTGAGCCTGACCAAGTTCCGGGTGATTTAAACAACTTAGCGCATTTGATCCTCACCCTGAGAGGTGAGCGACATTGCCCAGCAGTtagagtgaggctcagagagttttgCTGAAGTCAACCAGACCGCCAGAGACAGGAGGGTCTTCTAAGCTTGAGTGTATGCTGTTTATGACTACAGCCACCAGGGGGCGCATCAGCTCTAAGTATGTTGATTTGCGCAGGAAGGATGCCCAGAACCCACACCTGCTGGACGGATCAGGAGGCCCTGGAGGCCAGGAGACCCTGGAGGGAGGAGGTTGGGAAACCTGGGAAGACCGTCCCTAAGACTCCAGGGAGCAGAGCGAAGGAAAGGACCTGCCACAGGACCcataaacaaaggagaaaaaagagtgGGCTGATGTTTCTTGCAAGCGGTTTAAGGCTCCCTTGGAAGCCCTTTACTATGTGAAATGCATTTAATTCTCATGAAAATTCTATCAGGCAGAGTGTTATTATCACCATTTCATAGACGAGGAAAGTGAGGCAGAGAGCTGTTGAGACACACAGCCATTGGACAGAGCCAGCTTCTCCCTAAATGGCTGCTTGCAAGTGAGGTtccagtgaggaggaggaggcaagggtTGCTGGGGGCAAGGGTGGGCCTAAGCGAgggctccttcctccctccccaccccgtgtCCTCACAGAGTGGTACTTCACGGCCTTGGACTACATCTTCCTCTCCATCTACGTGGTGgaagctgtgctcaaaatcaTTGCTCTCGGCCTCGCGTATTTTTTGGACCCCTGGAACAACCTGGGTGGGTAGAGTTggggcctgggtgtgtgtgtgtgtgtgtgtgtgtgtgtgtgtagtgggagCCCCTGAACTGCCCAGAGGTGACAGAAGCAGGGGGTGTTAGTGCTGGGAGGGCTGTGGGTCTGGGCACGGGGCCTGGGCAGCAGTCCGTGACATCCGGGCATCCCTGTGTCTGCAGATTTCTTCATCATGGTAATGGGTGTGGTGGACTTCACGCTCATACAGGTCAACTCTTCCTCCACGCGTGCGATCCACAACCAAAGCGTCTTCCGCATCTTCAAGGTGTTTAAGACCCTGCGAGCCCTGCGCGCGATCCGAGTCCTTCGGAGGCTCAGGTCAGCAGGACCACAGCTGCCCACGACAAAGCTGTAGGTTTCCAGAATGCTTTTCTGATGAGTCTCCTGCCTTTCACTAGGCTCAATCTCTTTATTTTCCAGAGAGGGGCTGGGACCTTCTGCAAAGTAACTAGCAAACCAGGGACCTACCACCTCAGTCATCAGCAGTCTGAAATGTGTCATCATCATCGGTTTCTGGGCACAGACGCCCACCCCACTGACAGAGCCTCTCTCTAAACCTCTGCCCACAGATTCCTGACCAACCTCCAGGAAGTGACCGGAACCCTGGCCCGGTCCCTGCCGTCCATCACTGCCATCCTCATCCTCATGTTTACCTGCCTCTGTATCCATGTCGCGGGGCTGGGCGGGAGTGTAAGGTGCTGTCATGGACAGAGTGGTGAGGTGGAATCAGAAGTTGGGGGGCggtgaggggagaggaagagggggagAGGACCCCGTGAGCCAGATTTGATCCTCAACAGCCAGTCCTGTTCTCTGTGGTGCTCCGGGCACTGTTCCGCCACTCTGATCCCAAACGCTTCCAGAACATCTTCACCACCATCTTCACCCTCTTCACCATGCTCACCCTGGACGACTGGTCCCTCATCTACCTGGACAGCCGGGCCCACGGTAGGGCAGGCCTCAGGCTgggtggagggcaggggctgtctaGGTGGGCAGACCCTGAGGGCTCAGTTATCCCATCTGCCAAGTGGGACTTCTGAGCCGTGCTGGCCGGGGTGTGGTGAGGACTGGCAAGGCACTCGAAGCTCAAAGAAGCCCACTCCGTCTCTTCCAGGCGCCTGGTACATCATCCCCATTCTCATGATCTATATCATCATCCAGTACTTCATTTTCCTCAAGTGAGGGCCCGCCCCACTGCACGCCCGCCCCAGCTTCACTTCCCCCAGCCTAACCCCAGGGGCAccccctctgctcccctctcaCTATGGTTTTGCCACCACGAACCCAGAGGAGGGTGCAGcctcccctccagccccctccTGTCTCTCGCCTCAGCCTGGTGATTGCTGTCCTGGTGGATAACTTCCAGATGGCGCTGCTCAAAGGCCTGGAGAAAGTGAAGCAGGAGGTACTGAGGGGATGGGGCGGGTGGACCCATCGGGAAGGCACGGGGAGGGGGGCACAGAAgctggagggaaggatggagggtGCTCTGGGACAGGCAGACATGGGACTCTGGCAGAATGGAAGCCTCTTCTTTGCAGAAGGCGGCTGAGCTCCATGAAGAGCTGCTGGATGACTCAGTGACAAAGCTCATGGAAGCAGGTACCAGCACCCCACGTCTTCCCTGACAGATGAAGAGTGCCAGGACcaactttacatttatttatttttggccacactgggtggTTTGCGAGATCTGtttcctgaccaggtatcaaacccaggtcccaggAGTAAAAGTGCCAAGTCCAAACcaatagaccaccagggaatactCTTGGCCTAGCTTTTAGAGTCTTAGAATCTGAGACTCAGGAGAATTTTCAGAGCTTAGAACTTTGGTCCAAAGAACTCCACGACTATCCACCACACTGAGAGTCAATTCTTGATAGACCCATTTGCAAAACAACTAACTagccacattcagttcagttcagtcgcttagccgtgttcgactctttgcagccccacggactgcagaacgccaggcctccctgtccatcaccaactccaaaagtttactgaaactcatgtccatcgagtcagtgatgccatccaaccatctcatcctctgtcgtcctcttctccttctgccctcaatcttccccagcatcagggtcttttccaaggagtcagttctttgcatcaggtggccaaagtattggagttccagcttcagcatcagtccttccagtgaatattcaggattgatttcctttaggatggactggttggatctccttgcagtccaagggactctcaggagtcttctccagcaccacagttcaagagcatcaattcttctgtgctcagctttctttatagtccagctcttatatccatacatgattactggaaaaactatagctttgactagatggacttttgttggcaaagtattgtctctgctttttaatatgctgtctaggttggtcatattctaaggagcaagcgtcttttaatttcatggctgtagtcaccatctgcagtgattttggagcccccccaaataaagactgtcactatttccattgtttccccatctgtttgccatgaagtgatgggtccagattccatgatcttagtttttgaatgttttgagttttaagccaactttttcactctcctctttcactttcatcaagaggctctttagttcttcttcactttctgccataagtgtggtgtcatctgcatatctgaggttattgatatttctcccagcaatctctgAGATCTAGTCACATTACGATTCACCAAACATTCATTTCTGTTAATAATGTACAAAGTTTATAACAGTTGGTCTTATATGAGATGATTTCAACTGTCCTTGAGGCTTTTGTCAAGGTGTTATACACGCTTGTCCAGAGTCACTCAAAGTGGATTGAGAGTCTGTACATGTTCGTTTAAACACATCTGACTTTCTGGGTGAATAGATTTTGAGCCAATGGCTTTGCCTCCTGCTGAAAGATGTTCAGAGCTTTAGAATCTGAGCTCTGGAATCCCACTCTTAGGACCATCAACACCAAAGGATTAAGGGCCCTCTAGTGTCACTTGGCCCCTCACCTGCCCCCTCCATCTTGGGCACTCAATGCAAAAAAAGCTTAAGACAAAAAGAGGAATTAATTGTCTCAGATTACTTAGCAGCTTGTCTtcagtt
Above is a genomic segment from Dama dama isolate Ldn47 chromosome 2, ASM3311817v1, whole genome shotgun sequence containing:
- the CATSPER1 gene encoding cation channel sperm-associated protein 1 yields the protein MMSHHRGPPHHGEHHHGEHHHSEHHHSEHHHGEHHHGEHHHGEHHHGEHHHGEHHHGEHQHGVHPHDYPHRDHHRGEYRHGSSQLFGSYTPHTVTLGSLGSACSRPAVFQPSKPDRKTSAFSLAHSLSTVNSHPSETSNKVYPQDSSSKTSESCPEEDEHVQKRKVGRAPRAHKKVHSSDFLYWLWEKLSHLIWGLRRMLRKLVDSLALETFIIFIVCLNTIMLVAQTFAEVEIRGEWYFTALDYIFLSIYVVEAVLKIIALGLAYFLDPWNNLDFFIMVMGVVDFTLIQVNSSSTRAIHNQSVFRIFKVFKTLRALRAIRVLRRLRFLTNLQEVTGTLARSLPSITAILILMFTCLFLFSVVLRALFRHSDPKRFQNIFTTIFTLFTMLTLDDWSLIYLDSRAHGAWYIIPILMIYIIIQYFIFLNLVIAVLVDNFQMALLKGLEKVKQEAAELHEELLDDSVTKLMEAEPKEVLSEHTIQKQLIEKKFGALTEKQLETLFHFLQLVAGVEHYQLKFRSQAAVIDEIVDTTFEAGEEDFRK